The following are encoded in a window of Sminthopsis crassicaudata isolate SCR6 chromosome 5, ASM4859323v1, whole genome shotgun sequence genomic DNA:
- the NAGA gene encoding alpha-N-acetylgalactosaminidase, which produces MRLTVILLALVVRAFSLENGLLRTPPMGWLAWERYRCNTNCKEDPDNCVSEDLFMAMADRLVEDGWRDLGYVYLNIDDCWMAPERDENGALVADPERFPHGIKYLADYAHARGLKLGIYEDMGNKTCMGYPGTTLDKVKLDAETFADWTVDMLKLDGCYSSFRDRAQGYPKMARALNATGRPIAYSCSWPAYDDGLPPKVNYTLLIEICNLWRNFDDIQDSWESVLSVVDWYTEHQDVLQSVAGPGHWNDPDMLLIGNYGLSFEQARAQMALWTIFAAPLFMSTDLRAISPQNVDILQNKLMIKINQDPLGIQGRRVLTTKQRIDVFLRPLSKEAKAIVFFSRRVDMPYRFQTSLRALNFTDSMLYEAEDVYTGGIISGLTVDTNITVVINPSGVVMWFLYPIMDLENPMVGKKRPWL; this is translated from the exons ATGAGGCTCACGGTGATCTTGCTGGCCTTGGTAGTCCGGGCGTTCTCTCTGGAAAACGGGCTGCTGAGGACGCCCCCCATGGGCTGGCTGGCCTGGGAACGCTACCGCTGCAACACCAACTGCAAGGAAGACCCTGATAATTGTGTCAG CGAGGACCTGTTCATGGCTATGGCTGACCGGCTGGTGGAGGACGGCTGGAGGGACCTGGGCTACGTCTACCTCAACATCGACGATTGCTGGATGGCGCCCGAGCGGGACGAGAATGGCGCCCTGGTGGCCGATCCCGAGAGATTCCCCCACGGCATCAAATACCTGGCGGACTAC GCTCACGCCCGCGGCCTGAAACTGGGCATCTACGAAGACATGGGCAACAAGACTTGCATGGGTTACCCGGGCACCACCCTGGACAAGGTGAAACTGGACGCGGAGACCTTCGCCGACTGGACCGTGGACATGCTGAAGCTGGACGGGTGTTACTCGTCTTTCCGTGACCGGGCCCAGG GGTACCCTAAGATGGCCAGAGCCCTGAATGCCACGGGCCGCCCCATTGCCTACTCCTGCAGCTGGCCGGCCTACGATGACGGTCTCCCCCCTAAG GTGAACTATACCCTGCTGATAGAAATATGCAACCTGTGGCGTAACTTTGATGACATCCAGGACTCGTGGGAGAGCGTCCTCTCCGTGGTGGACTGGTACACGGAGCACCAGGATGTGCTGCAGTCCGTGGCAGGCCCCGGCCACTGGAACGACCCGGACATG TTGCTCATAGGGAACTACGGCCTGAGCTTTGAGCAGGCCAGAGCGCAGATGGCCCTCTGGACGATCTTCGCCGCCCCTCTCTTCATGTCCACGGACCTCCGCGCCATCTCGCCTCAGAACGTGGACATTCTACAGAACAAGCTCATGATTAAGATTAACCAGGATCCCTTGGGCATCCAGGGGCGCAGGGTCCTCACG ACCAAACAAAGGATCGATGTCTTCCTGCGCCCGCTGTCCAAGGAGGCCAAAGCCATCGTCTTCTTCAGCCGCAGGGTGGACATGCCGTACCGCTTTCAGACCTCTCTCCGGGCCCTGAATTTCACCGACTCCATGTTGTATGAG GCCGAGGATGTCTACACAGGGGGCATTATCAGCGGGCTCACGGTGGACACCAACATCACTGTGGTCATCAACCCATCGGGCGTGGTCATGTGGTTCCTGTACCCCATCATGGACCTGGAGAACCCCATGGTCGGAAAGAAGCGCCCCTGGTTGTGA